CCAAGGCCCAGATAAAACCTGTATTCTCGACCTCTTAATCCAAATACATTGTCAAACTTGCCGGTAATTTTTAAATATCCGCCAAGGATGACCGTAGAGGTAATAATACCATAAAATAACGCCTGGAACACATCCAGGTATCGAAGGGTAAGTTCAAACGCGGTGGCCGAAGTGGACCAAAACAGCACTGTCATCAGGCCCAGCAGGTACTCTTTTTTCATCAAAAAAAACCGTAAATCTTAAAAATCCTCAAACCGGTTAATGGCGGTTCGGTCATACCCCCTGCCGGCAACCAGAAGCTGTTTTGTGTACTTTTCACTGATCGTACCGCTTTTAAGCCGGCTGCGGGTTAGGGTTTCAACCGCTTGACCTCGGTTCATCACCAGCAGTTTATCGCACATATGGGAGACTACGGCAAGGTCATGACTGACAAGGATATAGGTCAAATTTTTCGTTCGTCGCAAATCCTGAAGCAAATTGAGCACCTCGGCCTGGATGGAGACATCCAGAGCAGACGTAGGTTCATCAAGCAGAATAATCTCAGGATCAAGAATCAGGGCTCGGGCCACAGCCACCCGCTGGCGTTGACCGCCGGAGAGCTGGTGGGGAAAGCGGAACCTGAATTTCGTACCCAGCCCCACTTCGTCAAGCACACGCGCCACCCGCCGATCGGCATCCCCAAGCCTATGTATCTTCACCGGTTCCTTTAATGTCCGGTCAATGGTGTGTCGGGGATGCAGGGAACCGTAGGGATCCTGG
This window of the uncultured Desulfobacter sp. genome carries:
- a CDS encoding ABC transporter ATP-binding protein, yielding MITVENLNVFFGHGQARNHAVKDVGFIVEKGESFGLVGESGSGKSTVLNCISGLLIHWTGRMEIDGVRLAKKRDMAFCRKVQMVFQDPYGSLHPRHTIDRTLKEPVKIHRLGDADRRVARVLDEVGLGTKFRFRFPHQLSGGQRQRVAVARALILDPEIILLDEPTSALDVSIQAEVLNLLQDLRRTKNLTYILVSHDLAVVSHMCDKLLVMNRGQAVETLTRSRLKSGTISEKYTKQLLVAGRGYDRTAINRFEDF